In Thermococcus camini, a genomic segment contains:
- a CDS encoding preprotein translocase subunit SecD: MKRRTRNLLLNWRIILLILFLVGSVATLAFKPLTYGIDISGGVALVAQTEHPVDSDTMQLVVSSLQKRLNTLGLRDITVEAQGDQIVLIKVANVSTAEEANQIKSVIESQGVFYMEFTGTVFGTGEDVEYVGIYQIKPDNSWAVPFRISKSAAEKFAELAYGKKGWPVDMFLDPPVNSLMVVPDSVYRLMNSTDFNAEAPNAPTLMERIGKAFNVTVVAYANQSADEIAKLAEGKDKIVLVDVPQDLQTQLEEMNLTVRYVPRAPGETDHALIVRVLGLYGPYSLGEGLTVGEPQQDVQITGAAPDRLTAEQEASTIYTVLKSGSLPVKLNVVGMEFISPRLGENFRTQALYAGIAALIAVLLIVYFHYRNWRIAIPVASTSLFEVMIILGFAALINWNLDLPSIAGIIAAIGTGVDQQIVITDELLSGERSTRITRRASVLRRMGRAFFVIFASAATTIAAMSFLLVYFVGTLKGFAFTTILGVLIGIIVTRPAYAEIAKYLLGED, encoded by the coding sequence ATGAAGAGAAGAACCAGGAACCTTCTCCTCAACTGGAGGATAATCCTGCTCATCCTGTTCCTCGTGGGCTCCGTAGCTACTCTGGCCTTCAAGCCCCTGACGTATGGAATCGACATATCCGGTGGTGTTGCCCTCGTCGCCCAGACGGAGCACCCCGTTGACAGTGACACGATGCAGCTCGTCGTCAGCTCGCTCCAGAAGAGGCTTAACACCCTTGGACTGAGGGACATCACCGTCGAGGCGCAGGGAGACCAGATAGTGCTTATCAAGGTCGCTAACGTGAGCACCGCGGAGGAGGCCAACCAGATAAAGTCCGTCATCGAGAGTCAGGGTGTTTTCTACATGGAGTTCACCGGAACCGTGTTCGGAACCGGCGAGGATGTTGAGTATGTTGGAATATATCAAATAAAGCCCGACAACAGCTGGGCAGTTCCGTTCAGGATTTCGAAATCTGCCGCCGAGAAATTTGCCGAGCTCGCCTACGGTAAGAAGGGCTGGCCCGTTGACATGTTCCTCGATCCCCCGGTCAACTCCCTGATGGTGGTTCCGGACTCGGTCTACAGGCTCATGAACAGCACGGACTTCAACGCAGAGGCCCCGAACGCCCCGACCCTCATGGAGAGGATCGGCAAGGCCTTCAACGTAACCGTCGTCGCCTACGCCAACCAGAGTGCCGACGAGATAGCTAAACTCGCGGAGGGCAAGGATAAGATAGTTCTCGTTGACGTCCCGCAGGACCTGCAGACCCAGCTCGAGGAAATGAACCTTACGGTTCGCTATGTTCCGAGGGCCCCCGGTGAGACAGATCACGCGCTTATAGTGAGGGTTCTCGGTCTCTACGGCCCCTACTCCCTCGGTGAGGGCCTCACGGTCGGTGAACCCCAGCAGGACGTTCAGATCACCGGAGCCGCCCCGGACAGGCTCACGGCGGAGCAGGAGGCGAGCACGATATACACCGTCCTCAAGAGTGGTTCGCTCCCGGTCAAGCTCAACGTCGTCGGCATGGAGTTCATATCCCCGCGCCTCGGGGAGAACTTCAGGACTCAGGCCCTCTACGCTGGAATAGCAGCCCTGATAGCGGTGCTCCTGATCGTGTACTTCCACTACAGGAACTGGAGGATTGCCATACCGGTCGCGAGCACCAGCCTCTTTGAGGTTATGATAATCCTCGGCTTCGCCGCGCTGATAAACTGGAACCTCGACCTGCCGAGTATAGCCGGTATCATCGCGGCGATTGGTACCGGCGTCGATCAGCAGATAGTCATAACCGACGAGCTGCTCAGCGGCGAGAGGAGCACCAGGATAACCAGGCGCGCCAGCGTTCTCAGGAGGATGGGAAGGGCGTTCTTTGTCATCTTCGCCTCCGCGGCGACGACCATAGCTGCCATGAGCTTCCTGCTGGTTTACTTCGTCGGAACTCTCAAGGGATTCGCCTTCACCACGATACTCGGCGTCCTCATCGGAATCATCGTCACCAGGCCGGCCTACGCCGAGATAGCCAAATACCTGCTCGGTGAGGACTGA
- a CDS encoding potassium channel family protein, translating into MFVVIMGAGRVGFLVAKMLEEDGHDVTIIEMDKARAKELSLLINGLVIEGDATDPKTLEEANIKQADAFAALTGKDDANLLACILAKHLNPKVKTSLRLGNPKNRRIFEEVTDLKRYFDFVISPEEIAAEYISRNIVTPGFDRVLFPKEGAEIVRFTIDENSEIAGKYVRDLKLPRDALMIAVYDEKGNLIIPSGDTKLPERGQVIVFAKNSILDSVKGLLERRKPNNES; encoded by the coding sequence ATGTTCGTCGTGATAATGGGTGCAGGAAGGGTCGGCTTCCTCGTCGCCAAGATGCTCGAGGAGGACGGCCACGACGTCACCATAATTGAGATGGACAAGGCGAGGGCCAAGGAGCTCTCCCTCCTCATCAACGGCCTGGTTATCGAGGGCGATGCGACCGACCCGAAAACGCTGGAGGAGGCCAACATCAAGCAGGCGGACGCCTTTGCGGCCTTGACGGGCAAGGACGACGCTAATTTGCTCGCCTGCATACTGGCGAAGCACCTGAACCCCAAGGTGAAAACCTCCCTCAGGCTGGGGAACCCCAAAAACAGGCGCATATTCGAGGAGGTAACGGACCTCAAGCGCTATTTCGACTTCGTCATAAGTCCTGAGGAGATAGCGGCGGAGTACATAAGCAGGAACATAGTCACTCCGGGCTTCGACAGGGTGCTCTTCCCGAAGGAAGGTGCTGAAATAGTCCGCTTCACCATCGACGAAAACAGCGAGATAGCGGGCAAGTACGTCCGCGACCTTAAACTGCCCAGGGACGCCCTCATGATAGCCGTTTACGACGAGAAGGGCAACCTGATAATTCCGTCCGGCGACACGAAGCTCCCTGAGAGGGGTCAGGTCATAGTCTTCGCCAAGAACAGCATAC